In Scomber japonicus isolate fScoJap1 chromosome 20, fScoJap1.pri, whole genome shotgun sequence, the genomic window ATGAAAGTGtaattcctttctttttttttctcgtaCTGTACATCTACACTGTGTGTTTACCTGGGCCAAAATATATTTGCAGGCAATTACTACTATTAATCTTAAATCTACAGTTTGAAGACAattcaaaatgtctttaaataaaaatttCAGATTTATAATTGTGCTCATTTTGCACTTAAATCAGCTGGCTTATAAAATACTTATAATTCTTGGCAAATAGTGTTTGACCCAGGCCTGATGTCCCATAGCGAGGTCACAGTTCTCGAGGTGTCAGAGCAggtttttgtaatattttctcTGCAGTGGATTGCCTGTCTTTTCTCCTCCATTCCCCATTTTTGCTGTGATACTCATCCCTGTTATTATCGTTGTGTGTAGTGTGACTCCCagtcgctccttccttccttacttccttcctttctcctgtgCTTGTTACTGTGTGTCTTTCTCACTGGGGTTTTTCTCCCATCCTCTCTTTCCTGTGTTACCCAGGTCCAGCCACATGGGCCATGGCCACCTCCAAACCCGACATCATGATCATCTTACTCAGCAAACTCATCGAGGAGGGGGACAGCTTCTACAAGGTCAGAGGACACACTGTGAACTCTGCAGCTCGGATATCATTGtgtgaattaaaaataaatctgatcATTCTTTAGATTTAAGCAGTACAAATCACCAATAtaacagaacattttttttatttttcttctgttacTGTTGGGATCAAAATAGTTTTAGCTTGGGGTCAAAattctatatattatatacagctTTCTACTGACTTTAATAGAAAATGATGATTCTTTTTTCATTAATATCATTAATTATGACTCTGCACATAGAAAATTACATTATTGAATTCTTCTAGAAGAATTTTataatcaataaaaactgaatagTTCCTCCAAACAAACAGATCCATACAAGATAACCCATAATGAAAAAAGCTTGATCTCTTTGTGATGGAGTTCATTCTTATTAAACAAATATTGTGATGTTATGTATCTTTATGTCTAGCTCAGGCTTTTATTATGAGTTTATTATGTTTCATATTACCTTTATTATTGTGACTGTGAAGGAAGGATAATCCAgacttctttgtgtgtttgtccaaCAGAAGGGGAAGGTGAAGGAGGCAGCGCAGCGTTATCAGTATGCTCTAAAAAAGTTTCCACGCGAAGGCTTCAGCGAGGACCTCAAGACATTCAGGGAACTCAAAGTATCGCTCTTCCTCAACCTGTCCCGATGTCGGAGGAAAATGAACGTAAGTCTGGAGAGGACTGGTATCAGTGAATGGTGAAAAAAATGCCACAATGTCACAGTTTTAAGGGCTTTAGATTCACATTTTGAGACCTTTTATAGCATGAAGTAACCAAATCAAACAGTATCTGATGATAATGAGGATAAATGCTGATTTGTTGGGTGTTATTCAGTTGTGCTCTCTTCTTATTTATCTCTCCAGGACTTTGGGATGGCTGAGGAATTTGCTACTAAGGCACTTGAACTGAAACCAAAATCGTATGAGGCGTACTATGCCAGAGCACGCGCCAAGCGTAGCAGCAGGTACGCTCCTTTTATCCCTCTATCATAGTCAGAGTGAAATACTTTCTATGTTTGTccttcatttttattccttATTCACATTTATACATGCATGGGACTTCCATATGCTCTTCCATACATTTCTGGAAATCTAATCAGTTCTTTTGATTGATTTGGATTAGATTTTTCTccagtaaataaatatattttttctatttccaGACAATTTCCTGAAGCCTTAGAGGACCTGAATGAAGCCATAAAGCAGTGCCCCAACAACCGAGAGATCCAGCGGCTGCTCCAGCGGGTGGAGGAGGAGTGTCACCAGCTCAACGAGGAGGAGCACCAACAGCAGGACTTGGAGCTGGAGCCTCCTCCCTCGCCTCCTCCTACGCCTCCCCCAGAAGAGGAGGAGTCCCTGTCCCTTTCCATGCCTCTTCCCCCTCCACCTGAGCCCCGTCTGGAGGACATGGAGCCCGTCCAGGACCTGTTTGAGGACGAGGACTACCTGGCGCAGGAGCTGGAGGCCATGTCCATGGGTCTACCCCCACCTGAGTCTCACTCCAATCCTTCCAGCCTCCCCATCATTCAGAGCCCTCCACTGTCCCCCACACATCCGGATCAGATCTACTTAGCTGGAGGTTTACCCATGGGCCAGCCTTACGAATAtcaccccacctcctcctccatgtcctCCCCAACCCGCGGGACATACCAGCCTACGTCGCCCTCGCTCTCCCCGACGCATCAGAACTCCCACTACCGACATAGCCCGCCTCATACCTCCCCGGTGCACCAGCCGTCCTACCGCTTCAGCCCGCCTCCTATGGGTAGTGGTGGACAAGGAATGGACCACCAGAGTCCACCGCCTTCCCCTTTACGTCGGGCTGCTCAGTATAGAGCCAGCCCGCCAGTAGAGAGTGTTTGTCTGTATAGGTCACAGTCCGGCTCACCCGTGCGCTACCAGACAGAGCAGCTCCCAGGCCGACCCAAATCTCCCCTGTCTAAGATGAGCAGCCAGCGTTCCTTTCAGCTGAGCTCCCAGccctctctgtcctcccagCACCACCAAGCCCAAGGCCTTCGTCTTCAGCCTTCTATAGCCCAAATAGTCCGCACAAACCAGCCCAGCAATGTGATGGGCAACAGCAGTTACGGGGGTCCGATGGGCCACTCCATGGGCAGTCGTTACCAAGGGGGCTCGGTAGATGTGGAGAGCCGCCTAGTGTACCAACCCTCCCTGGATGGTCGGTCCATGTCCCAAGTCCAGGCCAGCCTCAGCTCTGGGGCCCTCTGTCAGCACGGCGGCCGAGGAGGGGTTATGGAGTCGGGCTTGTTGAAGGATGAGCTACCCCAGCGCCCCTCCTCTGCCTACCGCGCCAGCAGTGGGGGCCCGGGGGGCATCCGTTACAGCCAGACACCTCAAATTAGCCGCAGCCAGTCAGCCGCCTACTACCCTGTCTCTGAGCATGTGCTGGAGCGCGCCAATGCCATGCCCCCCTGCCAGCTGGGCTCTCCTGAGATCCCACATATGGTGAGACGCCCCGTCAGTGCCAATACTACTGAGATGAAGCAGCACGTGCCCACCCCCAGGCCTCTCATCCACTCTCAGAGCGTAGGTCTTCGATTCTCCCCCTCCAGCAACAACATTTCAACTGGATCCACCTCAAATTTAGCGCCGGGCTTCAGACCTTCCTCTTCCATTCAGCAGATGGAGATCCCCCTGCAAGCCACGTATGAGCGCACCTGTGATGACATCTCTCCCATTTCTCCCTCCCAGGGTGGCGGGGGGCTGTATCAGGGCGAGACCACCCGTTCTCGGAACACGCCCTTCATGGGCATAATAGACAAGACGGCACGGACTCAGCAGTACCTGCATCAGCCCTCTCGGTCCAGGGGCATGACGTCCATGGATTCTGCCATCAGCCCCACCTCGCCTGGCCAGTTGGTCCAGCAAGGCTCCACCTACAGTCCCCCCACCTCACTGGGCAATATCGCCTACTACAACAAGACCAACAATGCCCAAAACGGACACCTGCTGGAGGAGGACTACTACTCCCAGACTCAGCCCCCCTCATTGGGCAAGCTGGCCAACGGCTCTCGCGGTAGTGGGGACATTCTGGAGCGGGTCAGCCAGGTGCCCACCTACCCAGATGTGAAAGTGGCGAGGACTCTGCCCGTGGCACAAGCCTACCAGGACAACATGTACCGTCAGCTCTCCCGTGACTCCCGGACCCAAGGCCCCACTTCCCCCATCAAACCAAAGAGACCATTTGTGGAGTCAAATGTGTGATGGCCTGTctgtgattggttggttggaCTGGGCTTGTTTGTGggagtgagagaagaaaaatatttagcTCAACAGCAGATGCTGCTGACTCTTGTGTATGTGACATAGACAAACTCATCCTAAAGAACTCACAGATCGGCTCACAGAGCGGGCACAGACACATTTAGGGAATTAGACATTATCTTATATGAAAAACATAACTAACAGTGAGAAACGATTATTTCATTATCATATTCCGCACACAGGTAGGATAACAGGAGGGTCCTAAGTTCTGATCTCATACTAAATCAAAGACCAgtgcacttccaaaaatgttgaGAGGCACAAAGTTCCCACAGGTGAACACAATGCGTGGGACTGAAAGAGTGAAAGTACTTATCATCGGACTCTACTCGTGGACTCTGTATCCATCTTCTGTTCTTTCAAAGTGTGCTCTTAACCAAGGTTGCTAGTAGGCTCTATTCTAtgtaatacaatattatatGTTCAATACTGTACATTGCTCAGAAAATACAAATGGCTCAACAACTCAGTACTTAgagaaaaatgacaatatttataattaagttatatattgtacatagaaataaaacaaaacatagtTTGCGTTTGAATTGTATTCTGTTAACCCTGCCTTTGTGTCCCACTGCTAGTCATATGGATGTGGAAAACCAACCagggtaaggaaggagggacactGACCAACTTTGAATGATATGATTACCTCCATTGTGTCAAAATAAAGAAGTTTTTGTTGTGgtataatgcaaaaaaaatactttttttacgCTGCAATAGGTCCTCAATAATATgaactagggctgcaactaaagattattttcattagtatTCAACCTGCGATTATTTTCtcgattcattcattcatcattgattgtgtaaaatgtcagaaaatagtgtcttgttttgtccggCAAACAGTGGAAAACCCAAACAGTGATATAAAACTGAGacaagcagcaaatcctcacatggAAGAAGCTGCGACCAatgaatgtttgacatttttgttgaaaaatatgatttaaaaaatgttttccagtCAATCTACTGATTATTTAGCTCTTATCTGAAATAACAGACTAAATAAACGCACAAATAGATTTCACTTTTACTCAAAATATCAGAAAGTGTATGTATGCATCTTTTTAAACATCCAGGCTTAACGCTTATATTAAAACACTTAACATGGTTCCAAACCAGTCATTTACATAGATTACCATCTACTCTGTTTCTTTACAGTTTCATTACTCTGTCACAGGCTTTATAACGTGCCACATTGTGACGTTAAACCAACCGACATGGCTGCAACTTCTGATATTTGTCCAGCTCCTGCTCCATAAACAACTTTGAATACTTGCTTAACCATCTGCTTAAATAAACACGCAAAATCATCAGTTGCTATAGTTTTTATCGAGCTCATTATGATGATTGTTTTGCAGAATTCATAAAAAACTTGTTTTGAGGACAGATTGCTGCATTAGACACAAACCGAGGCCTTGAGAGCAATATATTCGTTTCTACTCTGAACAGTCAGAATGATGCGTGTTCAATGTATGAATAGAAAATCCTGTGGcgggtgatttttttttatcatgtggTAGATGAGTATCAAAGTTCGCCCCTGTCCCTCCTCCGTACATAATGACACTGTATGCTCCTAGAAGAGAGTTGAACATGCAGTGCATATGCTAGTGATGGGGTAACATGAATAGTGCTCAGCGACTAAAAGCAAGCAAATGCATACACAACCACTGTTACAGAcgtttccccctctctcctgcATTCTTTTGTGCCATTTCTTTCAATCCATTCTGCATTTTTATTCCGCCACTTCTGCACTAAAAATGCCTGTTAAGTTCTTAACTAAGGGTGCACTTTATGTATTTTACTTACTTTGTTGTTATGATTGTTGAACTTGGAGAAAGTGGGTGTGTGAGCGGTTAGACCTTCTGACCAGTGATACCAGACTATCATAGACACTATTATATGATTTACAACGCAGTgatgaatgaaaatatgaagagaaaacaatgtttttaaacTGATGAAGATGTATAGACTTTCTAGCACAAGTTGTATATACTGGCTCGGATATTCCACTCAGTCCAGCTCGGGTTCCCTAAATCAAGCAAGTCATATTTCAGTATTCCAcatccttaaaaaaaatctgttacaGTCCTCTAACTCCAAAGTGGCCAGTTTAATGCACTGGTCTTGTGCACATCTGGAAAATAAGTCTTTTGCAACAAAATAAAGGATTACTGAGGTTTCAATACCCAGAAACTCCATATCTGGAGTTGAACTGATAAAGAAAGTATCATAATGAGAAAATAGTTATTTGTATATGTGGAAAAAGTTATAGACCATTTGTCTGTAGCCCTTTATTTTGATTCTCTGATAAAAGAATATCTGAAGAGAGACAGTTCCTCCTGACTGCTCGTCCTCAGCTCCACCTGCTACCAGAGAGATGCCCTACTTATCTTTACAGAAATGAAGGTATAAACTGTATTATACTTAATTTAAACTTCTAAATTGAAGATATTTGAGGGTGTATGGTTTCAAGCTGTCTGTGTATATTAGTTTGCTGTAAATAGTCTGATGCATGTTATATTCTTTCCATGAGCTCAAGCAGAAACATGTATAGCAGTGTCCTGACGCTGGTGTGTGAAATAACATTTGGATTAAGATAAGGAGACTGCTATCCCTGAACTATCCTTATCATTTTCCTTCAGCCTCACCAGACAAACGCGaaaggttattttattttatttttaatgtatttgctTGCTGAGCAGAGTTCTCTTGTCTGTAAATGTGAGCTTTCAGATCGCTGTGataaaaagtttaattaaaaacaataaaaaagaatgtgtttttatctcatGATAACTGATTGTAATCTGTACAGTCAAACCTATGTAttggaaaaaaataagatatttaTAAATGGTTACCAACTGAAAAACACCCtgcatgtcatttattttactcattatgtggaaataaagacattttatttattcattctggTCCAAAAAACATATAACAACTCCACTGTGTCGACATAGTAACAGTATGatgcaatacaatacaactGCTTTGCAAAATACCACATCTGTGAAGCTGATACTGATGTGTTGCATTGGATTGCATTATATTAAGTGTTCATGTGATGTACATCATCATACGTCTGTTGACCATTTAACCCAACTATGAACACCAGTTTGACCAAAAGATGGCGCTATTTTTCTATAAAATATCCATCCAGTTTTTAAACTTGAATTTTATAcagtattattttatgtttttacatttgaaccTTTCCCAGGGTGACAATTCCTACAAAGTTCATGCACATCAAAAAGTCCTATTGACATGTGTAGGCTTGATGCATGAttctgaaaaaaagacaaaaaaatcacaGACTGTGGACCATTTAACCATTTGTTAATCTTTCTTgttgagaagaagaaaaatcatcTTGGAATAACCGTCATATAGTGTATACTTAAAAGAAAAGCCATGAAATATATTGAATAGACATTGCAAGTGTTTACATAGACTCAGACGGAAGCTGTCATCCTTGACGACGTGTTAGACACCTGTAACATAGAACGAAACTGTCTCTAgtccttcttctttttgtttgtgaacAGGTGAACCAGTCCAGGCACGAGCACAATTACAATCTGAGGCACTATGACAAATTTGACAAAGACCAGGCCATAGAAGAGTCCTTGTGGTCGTACCGGCAGTGGCAGACGATTCACGTGGTACAGTCCCATGGATGAAATGGCCAGAGACAAAGCCCGTGGCGCCCAGGGCAGAGACCATCCGCCAGGCTTCCAGTACTGGGCCAGTCCCAAACCCAGAAGGGCTCCACAGTCTCgagtcagagaggagaaaggcGCCTGATCCAACCGAATCCACTCTCCACGGCTGCACCATTTCTTAGCCAAATGAATAGACCTACAGAGTAAAACAGAGTATGTCTTCAGCTTCACCTAAAAGAGATTATAAGCACTGAACACACatcaatacaataaaagagACTCACCAGGAGAGGTCGATTCCCAGCTGCTGCAGTCCAGCGTGCAGCATCAGAGCACTGAGCAGCAGACCGATGCTGAAGCTGAAGAAGAACAGCAGGGGGCGACCTACAGGTGCTGTGCGGCTCAGAATAACCCCCAAAATGAACCCTGAAAGGGACAATTGATATATTTAGAATGAAAAATATGCTGTATGCTCTCACTCAACATCTGTGGTGGTAACATaggattttaaaaagcagctttttaCAGCTGACACAATCAATCTCCATGGAgtgggtgatgatgatgaggtaAAACGCACTAAcaccaaatattgatttaatttagGTTTCTTCTGTTTACTCAACTCTGTATGAAGTTAATTGACAAATAAACTACtcatgttattatttttgaaagcttcctcactttacttttagtgccTAAAACCATAAATACCATAATAGAGCATTTAATCCATACGCATGTTTCAGCTCGTGCATGACACTGTATTCAGACCTGTAATGGAGCCAGCAATGACCTGATGAGGGAAGTGGGCGAGGATGAAGATCCTGGAGATTCCCACTGCCACCAGCATCACCACATACAGCAGGAAAGGAGCTGCAGATAACAGCATACTGGAGAGAGgaaaggcaagtttatttgtatagcaccattcaaggtaaaaacaaagaaatacaaaaagacacaaaaagataCAATTTGAACAGAACTTGAAATAGATCCTAAAAATAATCTACAACAGAATACAACTGTTTAAATATGAGATATAAACCAATAGTCTAAAATTGTGTGGCAAACAGAGAAACTTTGATTGATGAGAACTGGGAGTCGGACCAGATCATACATTTTCTGGGAGTTTGCTCCAAATACATGGTGCATAAAAACTAAATGCTGCTTCGTGTTTAGCTTTGACTCTGGAGATGGAAAGCAAGCCTTTACTTGATTATCTGTGAGGTCTGGACGTTCCACGGAAATGTATTCTGGCCCtaaaatatttaatgatttaCAGATCGACAGTggtattttaaaaatcaattatttgACGCACAGGAAGCCAGTGAAAACAACTGAGAACAGGACTGATGTGGTTAGTATCTCTAAaaaatggtaatacagtttGTCCCACCTTCGAGTGCGGGAGTACAGATATGACCCCAGGGAGGATACCACAACCCACCAGACTGCCGCAGTCACCATCGCATGTCCCGACGGACTGCCTGAAAGACCGACACCAACCTTAGAGCTCTGACTGTGCTGTGGATTAAGTGCACTATTAATTGCACGTGTGTCTTCTCACCTGGCCCGGTTTCACAGGTGGAGGAAAACTGGCGGACGTTGGGTTGCTTGTTGACAAAGAGACCTGATTCGCCGATCCACCAGAACGGCCTTTCTCCAAACAGCATCCTGgaaaaaaatgattatattaCAACACATAACCTACAATAAAGCACATTTCTGAAATCTTCTGTAAGAGCTGTCACCTAATATTACTGGATAACATGATGactttatgttgtgtttaactctgtgaggcttcagtaggcagagttagtcatatcaagagGATATTGTGTGGATATTTGCCACATTTAGAGTCTTTTTAATATCAAATTCCAATTTTGTGTTCCTCTGTTAAGCTGTGATGGAGATATAGtcacaaaaagagggactttggctctaaaaatatatctacttgatttgactaatttggatagctgaagcttcatattagcttcaggtcaacttttaaacacatttttgaaccGGGGCCTTGCTGTGTGGATTTTTGCCTGCATCACTTGCATTGTGATGATACGTGTTCTGTCTGTGATGACTGTTGATAggcaaagatgaatcaaatcAGGAATTCTGTATTAATACATGGTTTATTCGAAACCGGTTCATGTCTGCATGCatgagacactaacacagattTGCTCCAGAGTACAAGGTTCTTATACTCTTACAGATAGGTCAGATATCTCAAGTAAGCATTTTAAGCAGAATCTGATGCATCCTGCTGTTGCTCTGCCAGCTATTCTGGTCTGATATTTGTCACTGTAGACATGTTTTTCTAGACAGGGTGTCACCTTGCACATCCAAAATAAGACTGCTAGACTCtatgtaaaaatacatacaaagtGCATTATGGAGGGATCATTTAATGGTTAATATAATCAGGGGGAAACCctattttaatgttcatttgggtaccagactgttgttttaagacatcaTTGAAAAATTGTGACCCTGTCGTTTAAGGTTCCGCTATCACTTGTTTCACCTCGGACTGCATTAGctggaccggaagttgggacgTAACACATCCATGATCAACAGAATACATACTGTTCAAAACGCTTTAGTTATGAAAAAgggttgaaaagaaaaatatactgCAGCTGTCATTTTGTCTAACTCACACTGACTAATCTGGATGTCAGCAACACATTTAGCTACATGCTAACCGtccataaaaactaaaatgttcaGAGAATTAAAcctatgtttatttaaaaactgtttataaCTGACTCTTACCATTTAAACACGAGGTTAAACCACTCTGATATGGCTGCCGCCCAAACAACAGTCACTCCAGCTGGTCTGCTGATGAAATAAGTGAAGGGAAACACCAGCAGGAAAGCAGCTTTAGGGTCTCCAATGTGAGTCACAACTAGCCAGAATTTCTCGTAACTGCTCGTCATCTGCTGGAGACTCTCTGCCATCCAAATGCCATCGGTGTGAACAGCCTCCATCACGCACTCCTCTCCCTCAAAACATGCAGctgcaataaaaatatatatcctggtttttttttttttacttctgcaCATAAGGAGGCAGTGACGTCACACCTCCAGTAGAGGGAGCCCGTTGTCTTGGTAACAGTAGAACGTTTACGTTTccatattttaaatttcattcattttttaaatgaattatgatgatgattatgattatgattattattgattCTCCCATCTGTTTATATGGGGCTTAacctttaaatatttacatctaTGAATTAAATCTAGTTGTTTaccagtttaatttttttttatttcattcatttttattattaaattatctttatcatcatcttcataagataagataaaataagataagatattcctttagtGAAATGAACagagtggacagtaaaaatagaggAGTGTCAACAAAAAATCATAAAGAAGAAGTAAATAAAAATTATTATCtaattcagtttttattcattttatacaaataataattatgattgtgatttattattgctatttattaattgttgttatttttgttttatgtggggCTTTACTGTGTAGGCCTAAATCTCAGGAACGTTcacatgtatataatctcaggaactgcatatttcacatttatatgTTGCAGATTTATTTCCACAAAGATCCAGTTGATagtgtcttatttattttatcctattatgtcttatttattgtttattctatttttgGTACACTTTCACCCTCATAATGCTACTTTTTTTCCACTATACTGCTGTGTCGATTGGAATATCAAacggggatcaataaagatacatcttatcttatcttaaatatttacatcaattaattaaatcaagtTGTTAACCATAAAATGTTATGCTTCTTCGGTACTCCACGTTTaatcatcatcacatttaaacgGTGCAGCAGTATGTCCTAAGATTGAAGCCAGttcagaaatgaatgaaagccAAAATCCTGCACAGATTCACACTGGAagaacatgtattttttttaaagtctcaaAAACCCTCTAGTTGCTGGTTCATTAGTTTGGTATGGTGTGACCATGGATGTATCATAagattattatgtattatattagtATCTTATTATACATTCATGGTCGTGACAGAAGAAAtgacatctttcttttttttctcatcactTTATTAATAGAAATTGTCACTTACAGCATGTGTGACAATGATACAATGACAGAACAATTAGTcataatgaaaagaagacagcatAAAGGACATGATTTCACTTTCAGTTTGGAGACAGAGTCAGCATTGTAAGAGAACAAAGGGACAAAAGATACAGAAATTAATAGGAAAATCTCTTTAGAAAAATCTTGGAGCATATTAATTGTATGTGCACATTTCTTATTGTTTATAAGTTGTAAGActcaaaatattttcttatttcaatCATGAAAGGTTCAAAACGACTTTGATCATAGATTGTATAAAATActttgtgtattatttatttatttaaccttaaCATAGcctactgttcatattctgacttgtAATTAGTCTCGACACcaattcattttcataatttgattaatcttatgggggaaaaaagacattcacaatcactattttatggcccaggagaacattttaaaggATGTGAATAATACAACATGCTTGAatgctaaatgttttatttatatattttaataaacacgAGTCAAATGTGTACATATACGTAGGCtagattagggtaatgtgggacactttttacaattctgacttgtttaccttatttaaatatgaatctaATACATAGCCTAATATCAACACtttatatcattatgaaatccctgagatgtttccttgtttaaTCAGGAGACAgtttttagatattgtactcAAGAAGAAAATGGCACTTATATTAATGTTCCTTGTGTCAAATCGTTTCAGatgttgtagattttgtaatcTTATATCTGCCAAAACTTTCTGATTCTCAACTTGCTGCctgtatgttgttgtttctttgctttctcATCATGTTACACAATAAAACTTTGTATATATAAATTTGCATATACTAGTcagctttaaaataactgaatagaaaaagtGAGTCTAGTTGTCCCACATTAGTCATTGTCCCACATTAACCTAATCCACcctatataaaaatgtgtatcgaCTGcaccaaactaaaaaaatatatatatatatatatttttttttatgtgtgcatAGTGTTTTTACAACTCTAAAATTTTAAAACTGgtaaaatttgaccctgaacagtatgaaaAGGTTACGTTTGttttacatgtatatacaccgagattgattgagattgactACAATACATCCATGATTTATAGCTCCTTTACGCACTGGCTTCCGTCCCGACACGTCATCGCGTAGCTTTACGTAAGGCAGGCGCTCCGGTTTCCTGGCGGAGAAGATGGCGGCTCCTG contains:
- the g6pc3 gene encoding glucose-6-phosphatase 3 produces the protein MEAVHTDGIWMAESLQQMTSSYEKFWLVVTHIGDPKAAFLLVFPFTYFISRPAGVTVVWAAAISEWFNLVFKWMLFGERPFWWIGESGLFVNKQPNVRQFSSTCETGPGSPSGHAMVTAAVWWVVVSSLGSYLYSRTRSMLLSAAPFLLYVVMLVAVGISRIFILAHFPHQVIAGSITGFILGVILSRTAPVGRPLLFFFSFSIGLLLSALMLHAGLQQLGIDLSWSIHLAKKWCSRGEWIRLDQAPFSSLTRDCGALLGLGLAQYWKPGGWSLPWAPRALSLAISSMGLYHVNRLPLPVRPQGLFYGLVFVKFVIVPQIVIVLVPGLVHLFTNKKKKD